Proteins found in one Brevibacillus brevis genomic segment:
- a CDS encoding methyl-accepting chemotaxis protein: MNGYEEWNETEASEKGKNAELLEAFIKVAPYLNDLLSDDITIGVYDTEKLLCNVPAQTFALQVKPGDPLQEGDVITNAIRKNTKQAMMVPKELFGFPLVARAIPLHDHTGKVIGGVGIGSSMERANELYEIAANLSSVVEQVSATTHEMAVQIGNLNEQMKAISEQANDVSQSTTEIEQITLAVKKIADQSNILGLNASIEAARVGDAGRGFAVVANEVRNMATDSRANADKIKQTTDSIRDLITLLQNSIELINQTMESQAAATEEISATMVEVSGNTQKLAGLAQEVFEIK; encoded by the coding sequence ATGAACGGATACGAAGAATGGAACGAAACAGAAGCTTCCGAAAAGGGGAAAAACGCAGAACTGCTTGAGGCTTTCATCAAGGTTGCCCCCTATTTAAATGATTTGCTCTCCGATGACATTACCATTGGGGTCTACGACACGGAAAAGCTATTGTGCAATGTACCTGCCCAAACATTTGCACTGCAAGTCAAGCCTGGTGATCCACTCCAGGAAGGAGATGTGATCACCAACGCGATTCGAAAAAACACCAAGCAGGCGATGATGGTCCCCAAGGAATTGTTTGGTTTCCCTCTCGTCGCACGGGCGATTCCCCTGCATGATCACACGGGAAAAGTCATTGGCGGTGTCGGCATTGGTTCGAGTATGGAGCGAGCCAATGAGCTGTATGAAATCGCTGCAAATCTCTCGAGTGTCGTCGAGCAGGTGAGTGCCACCACACACGAGATGGCCGTGCAGATCGGGAATTTGAACGAGCAAATGAAGGCGATCTCAGAGCAAGCCAATGATGTCAGCCAAAGTACGACCGAGATCGAGCAAATTACACTCGCTGTGAAAAAAATCGCTGATCAAAGTAACATTTTGGGACTAAATGCGAGCATTGAGGCTGCGCGAGTAGGAGATGCAGGGCGTGGGTTCGCTGTCGTTGCGAATGAGGTTCGCAATATGGCGACTGATTCCAGGGCGAATGCAGACAAAATCAAGCAAACCACGGATTCCATCCGGGATTTGATAACCCTTCTGCAAAACTCGATTGAACTGATCAATCAAACCATGGAGAGTCAGGCAGCCGCTACAGAGGAAATTTCCGCGACGATGGTCGAAGTGAGCGGCAATACGCAAAAGCTGGCAGGGCTTGCCCAAGAAGTGTTTGAAATAAAGTAA
- a CDS encoding aldehyde dehydrogenase family protein: protein MSILQTLDKQYINGEWRDGLGVKTLQDINPYNGEVIAEFKMANLEDIDAAYKAAAHAKKEWDEVNAYTKSRMLERAVHYIEEHEEEIIQIIIRELGGTRLKAFFEIGLVKDIIREAATFPVRMEGKILPSPVDGKENRLYRIPAGVVGVISPFNFPFYLSMKSVAPALGAGNGVVLKPHEHTPITGGTLIAKIFEEVGLPKGLINVVVTDIAEIGDGFVSHPIPRILSFTGSSQVGSHIAQVAAKHFKKAILELGGNSALIVLEDADLQYAVNAAVFSRFTHQGQICMSANRVLVHQDVYDKFLDLYVEKVSGLKVGDPNDPDTVIGPLINQRQVANLMATIDEAIREGAVPALKGEVKGNVVEPIVLTGVTTDMSIASKELFGPAVCIMSFASEEEAIRMANETPFGLSGAIHTRDLERGAEMAKRIETGMIHINDGTINDEPIVAFGGEKHSGLGRLNGQWSLEEFTTLKWISVQHKKRQFPY, encoded by the coding sequence ATGTCAATCCTGCAAACATTGGACAAGCAGTACATCAATGGGGAGTGGCGCGACGGGCTTGGCGTGAAGACATTGCAAGATATCAACCCTTACAACGGGGAAGTCATCGCAGAATTCAAAATGGCAAATCTGGAGGATATCGACGCGGCTTACAAGGCGGCAGCCCACGCGAAAAAAGAGTGGGACGAAGTGAATGCTTATACCAAATCTCGAATGTTGGAGCGTGCTGTTCACTATATCGAAGAGCATGAAGAAGAAATCATTCAGATCATCATTCGTGAATTGGGCGGAACCCGATTGAAGGCGTTTTTTGAGATCGGGCTTGTGAAGGATATTATTCGCGAGGCGGCTACCTTCCCAGTGCGGATGGAAGGAAAAATTCTGCCTTCTCCCGTTGACGGAAAAGAAAACCGCTTGTATCGGATTCCCGCAGGAGTTGTCGGCGTCATCAGTCCGTTCAATTTCCCGTTCTATCTGTCGATGAAGTCTGTGGCTCCAGCTCTTGGCGCGGGCAACGGTGTCGTCCTCAAACCGCATGAGCACACGCCAATCACGGGTGGGACTCTCATCGCGAAAATTTTTGAAGAAGTAGGTCTGCCCAAAGGCTTGATTAACGTCGTAGTGACGGACATCGCTGAAATTGGCGATGGTTTTGTCTCCCACCCGATTCCGCGCATCCTTTCGTTTACAGGGTCTAGCCAAGTTGGGAGCCATATCGCGCAGGTGGCAGCGAAGCATTTCAAAAAGGCGATTTTGGAGCTGGGCGGCAATAGTGCGCTGATCGTTTTGGAGGATGCGGATCTCCAGTATGCCGTCAATGCAGCAGTATTCAGCCGTTTTACCCACCAAGGTCAGATTTGCATGTCAGCTAACCGGGTTCTGGTTCACCAAGATGTATACGATAAATTCCTCGATCTGTACGTGGAAAAAGTATCTGGACTCAAGGTAGGCGACCCGAATGATCCTGACACGGTAATCGGTCCACTCATCAATCAACGGCAAGTCGCCAATCTGATGGCAACGATCGATGAGGCGATACGCGAAGGAGCCGTTCCTGCACTGAAAGGGGAAGTAAAAGGAAACGTGGTCGAACCGATTGTTTTGACAGGAGTGACCACAGACATGTCGATTGCATCCAAAGAGCTGTTTGGTCCGGCTGTTTGCATCATGTCGTTTGCTTCCGAGGAAGAAGCGATTCGCATGGCAAACGAGACACCATTTGGATTGTCCGGGGCAATTCACACCCGCGATCTGGAGAGAGGTGCCGAGATGGCCAAGCGCATTGAGACCGGCATGATTCACATCAACGATGGAACGATCAATGACGAGCCAATCGTGGCGTTCGGCGGTGAAAAGCACTCCGGGTTGGGACGATTGAATGGTCAATGGAGCTTAGAAGAGTTTACTACGCTGAAATGGATTTCGGTTCAGCACAAGAAGCGTCAATTTCCGTACTAA
- a CDS encoding methyl-accepting chemotaxis protein — protein MFWKKDKGLAEKETAATTATTTMTGQQDAWKHELRDLYEQMGAILSSNQAMNAESDQMVRLVTRMKRVVDNIQAINERDDESASQLSVRGERLTDICKQSVACADEGKKAMTDVVQVMSLLDKESVHTSKSMSRLEESSSEITSIVKVISDIANQTNLLALNAAIEAARAGEQGRGFAVVADEVRKLAEMTANSTKTIAELIGKIQEETKEALSNSEKSSSAIKNGLSISKDAAQKTDQIVNAFQVLNVEVSGVMEIIAHQKRFADDVSQQVSDAKGLLDELNEGLTKHIRDANATEQMLATSVKNVKSLL, from the coding sequence ATGTTTTGGAAAAAAGACAAAGGCCTGGCAGAAAAAGAGACAGCAGCGACGACAGCCACAACCACAATGACAGGACAGCAAGACGCTTGGAAACATGAGCTTCGCGATCTTTACGAACAGATGGGTGCGATCCTCAGTTCAAACCAGGCGATGAACGCCGAATCCGATCAAATGGTGCGACTGGTGACAAGGATGAAGCGTGTCGTAGATAATATCCAGGCCATTAACGAGCGGGATGATGAATCTGCGAGCCAGTTGTCGGTTCGAGGAGAGCGCCTGACAGACATCTGTAAACAATCGGTAGCGTGTGCAGATGAAGGCAAGAAGGCGATGACGGACGTTGTGCAGGTCATGAGCCTGCTCGACAAAGAATCGGTCCATACGTCCAAGTCCATGAGCCGCTTGGAAGAGAGCTCTTCGGAAATTACGAGCATCGTCAAGGTGATCAGCGACATTGCGAATCAGACCAACCTTCTCGCCCTGAATGCAGCGATAGAAGCGGCACGTGCAGGTGAACAAGGCCGAGGCTTCGCCGTCGTAGCGGATGAGGTACGGAAGCTGGCCGAGATGACAGCGAACTCGACCAAGACGATTGCAGAATTGATTGGCAAGATTCAGGAAGAAACAAAAGAAGCATTGTCTAACAGTGAAAAAAGCAGCAGTGCAATCAAAAATGGACTTTCTATCAGCAAGGATGCTGCACAGAAGACAGATCAGATCGTGAACGCTTTCCAGGTACTGAACGTCGAAGTGTCGGGTGTGATGGAAATCATCGCGCATCAAAAGCGATTTGCTGATGATGTGTCCCAGCAGGTAAGTGATGCAAAGGGTTTGCTGGACGAGCTGAATGAAGGCTTGACCAAGCACATAAGGGACGCCAACGCGACGGAGCAAATGCTCGCGACGAGCGTAAAGAATGTCAAATCGTTATTGTGA
- a CDS encoding RsmF rRNA methyltransferase first C-terminal domain-containing protein, with product MTKNLPTPFTERMQTLLGHDFEAFVSSYDQPVTHGLRVNPLKVGRDVFLKISPFALEAVPWCENGFRYKEPARPGKHPFHSAGMYYLQEPSAMSAAEALGAQPGERILDLCAAPGGKSTQLAAFLRGQGMLVANEIHPVRAKALSENLERCGVTNAVVTNETPERLQERFPQFFDRILVDAPCSGEGMFRKLPEAIEDWSPAKVMECHVMQGDILEAAAAMLKSGGTLVYSTCTFAPLENEQSLVNFLDRHPEFEIISLPHADCFSAGQPEWASPQNEQLTQTARLWPHRLQGEGHYLAKLQKSESAEVQEPSGKRKEKRAAKSTPTGRKEALAAWRTFAVEALPALSKSFEDEAAFLLFGEQLYYSPAPELDWDKLKVMRVGLHLGTVKKNRFEPAHALALALSPSEAARVASYGADDPELLRYLKGEALTRDGESGWTLVTVDGYSIGWGKQSEGQLKNHYPKGLRWL from the coding sequence ATGACAAAAAATTTACCGACACCATTTACCGAGCGCATGCAAACCTTGCTCGGGCACGATTTCGAGGCATTCGTTTCCTCCTATGATCAGCCTGTAACACACGGCTTACGGGTCAATCCGTTGAAGGTAGGGCGTGACGTTTTTTTGAAAATCTCGCCTTTTGCTCTGGAAGCAGTCCCTTGGTGCGAAAACGGATTTCGCTACAAAGAGCCAGCTCGTCCCGGCAAGCATCCTTTTCACTCCGCCGGCATGTACTATTTACAGGAGCCAAGCGCGATGTCCGCTGCCGAAGCACTCGGTGCCCAACCTGGTGAGCGCATCCTCGACCTATGTGCAGCGCCAGGAGGGAAATCGACGCAGCTTGCAGCGTTTTTGCGTGGACAAGGAATGCTTGTGGCAAACGAGATCCATCCTGTTCGAGCAAAAGCCTTGTCAGAAAATCTGGAGCGCTGCGGCGTTACCAATGCCGTCGTGACCAACGAAACGCCTGAACGTTTGCAAGAGCGATTCCCCCAGTTTTTTGACCGAATTTTGGTAGATGCTCCATGCTCTGGCGAAGGAATGTTCCGCAAGCTACCCGAAGCAATCGAAGACTGGAGTCCTGCAAAAGTAATGGAATGCCATGTCATGCAAGGTGATATTCTCGAGGCGGCCGCTGCAATGCTGAAGTCAGGCGGGACGTTGGTCTACTCCACCTGCACATTTGCTCCGTTGGAAAATGAGCAGTCCCTGGTTAACTTCCTGGACCGTCACCCGGAATTTGAGATCATCTCGCTGCCACATGCAGATTGCTTTTCTGCTGGCCAACCCGAGTGGGCGTCGCCACAAAACGAGCAGCTCACCCAGACAGCCAGATTGTGGCCGCATCGTCTACAGGGAGAAGGTCATTACCTCGCCAAGCTGCAAAAGAGCGAGAGCGCTGAGGTTCAAGAACCTTCCGGGAAGCGTAAAGAAAAGCGTGCGGCAAAATCAACTCCGACGGGTCGAAAAGAAGCACTGGCAGCCTGGCGTACGTTCGCAGTCGAAGCGCTCCCGGCGCTCTCCAAATCATTCGAAGATGAAGCTGCTTTTCTTTTATTTGGCGAGCAGCTCTACTACTCACCTGCTCCCGAGCTCGACTGGGACAAGCTCAAGGTCATGCGCGTCGGTCTGCACCTGGGAACCGTAAAAAAGAACAGATTTGAACCTGCACACGCCTTGGCGCTCGCCCTCTCTCCTTCGGAGGCAGCCCGTGTCGCTTCGTATGGCGCGGACGATCCTGAACTGTTGCGGTACCTAAAAGGAGAAGCGCTCACACGTGATGGGGAAAGCGGCTGGACGCTGGTTACTGTAGATGGATACTCCATCGGTTGGGGCAAGCAATCAGAGGGGCAACTCAAAAATCATTATCCAAAAGGTCTACGCTGGTTATAA
- a CDS encoding LysE family translocator: MAIWNGLLFGMMLQLSVGPVCLAVLHRSMTRRLRESLMMVLGVALVDTVYMVGAIGGLSLLLQIQWVKQMVLIMGALILTWFGIQTLRAIKGRGEHEQTPVQHPRSDRSSFWHGVLLTLANPLTVLFWAGVFGSLLASGTFVHPTELFLFATGCLLSTLLFLGLVALLAAYLARFFRPGWLNVFHGLSGVFLIGFAIALYAKSCLLPRYWPF, from the coding sequence ATGGCGATCTGGAACGGTCTATTATTCGGGATGATGCTCCAGCTATCCGTTGGTCCGGTTTGTCTGGCGGTGTTGCATCGCTCAATGACTCGGCGATTGCGGGAGTCACTTATGATGGTACTGGGTGTGGCACTCGTGGATACGGTGTATATGGTAGGGGCAATTGGGGGACTGTCGCTGCTGTTACAAATCCAATGGGTCAAACAGATGGTCTTGATTATGGGAGCCCTGATTTTGACTTGGTTTGGGATTCAAACCTTGCGTGCCATAAAAGGAAGAGGAGAGCATGAACAAACACCAGTCCAGCATCCTCGGTCGGATCGAAGCAGCTTTTGGCACGGCGTGCTTCTGACGCTCGCAAATCCTCTGACCGTTCTGTTTTGGGCGGGAGTATTTGGTTCGCTATTGGCATCTGGCACTTTTGTTCATCCAACGGAGTTGTTCTTGTTTGCTACGGGCTGTCTGTTATCGACTTTATTGTTCCTTGGGTTGGTAGCTTTGTTGGCCGCGTATTTGGCTCGTTTTTTTCGCCCGGGTTGGCTCAACGTTTTTCATGGGCTTAGTGGTGTCTTTCTAATTGGGTTTGCGATTGCCCTTTACGCAAAAAGCTGTTTGCTGCCGCGATACTGGCCTTTTTAA
- a CDS encoding Lrp/AsnC family transcriptional regulator yields MDRIDEQILRLLRENARITSSDISKQVHLSVPAVSERIRKLEDTGLIKQFTVKLDREQLGLHLIAFVMVQIEKTEHIAGFRETVMQADCVLECHHIAGAYDYVLKVAVKGTADLERFISETLKQVEGVSKTNTMIVLSSMKEEI; encoded by the coding sequence ATGGACCGGATCGATGAACAAATCCTCCGCTTATTGCGGGAAAATGCCCGAATCACCAGCTCCGACATCAGCAAGCAGGTTCATTTGTCCGTGCCTGCGGTCTCCGAGCGAATACGCAAGCTGGAGGATACAGGACTCATCAAGCAATTCACGGTGAAGCTGGATCGGGAGCAGCTAGGGCTTCACCTGATTGCGTTTGTGATGGTACAAATCGAGAAAACGGAGCATATCGCTGGCTTCCGTGAAACGGTCATGCAGGCAGACTGTGTCCTTGAATGCCATCATATTGCGGGAGCTTACGACTATGTATTGAAGGTCGCCGTAAAAGGGACGGCTGATCTGGAACGATTCATCTCTGAAACATTAAAGCAAGTAGAAGGGGTAAGCAAGACGAATACGATGATCGTCCTGTCTTCCATGAAAGAGGAGATATGA
- a CDS encoding MFS transporter: MGNKWVVYTLALAVFLIGTVEYMISGIIQIVAVDLGVTTSSAGLLVTAFALSAAIGAPIIIAATIHLDRKKLLLTMLGIFMLSNWLVYVSPSFEMMLVTRMIQGLSGGVATVVAMAVSTQLVEEGNRGRAIGIILMGLSSSLVLGLPVGTYLSEAIGWRLLFIFIGLLGLIPLLVIYKKVPPIKAQETVTPRVQLAVIKNKKILAAVVITLLYIGAYSTVFTYIAPFLLTRAELSASEISAILFLAGICSFMGSKIGGVIADRKGPKFSIYFGLSLQASMLLLLSVMDGVITVHIVIIMLWMLATWATSPAQQLYLVTQVPRSPDIALGINTSFIQFGFALGSWVGGLVISNASVEHLGWSGFVIALLSLLLAIRLFSLKKEKEQLSA; encoded by the coding sequence ATGGGAAATAAATGGGTTGTCTATACTCTCGCTTTGGCCGTTTTCCTGATTGGGACGGTGGAGTATATGATCAGCGGCATTATTCAAATCGTGGCAGTTGACCTGGGTGTCACGACATCGTCTGCCGGATTGCTTGTCACTGCTTTTGCCCTTTCTGCGGCAATAGGGGCTCCCATAATCATCGCTGCTACAATCCATCTTGACCGAAAAAAATTATTACTCACGATGCTTGGCATTTTTATGTTGAGCAACTGGCTGGTCTATGTGAGTCCTTCCTTTGAGATGATGCTGGTTACACGTATGATCCAAGGACTCAGTGGAGGAGTTGCTACTGTTGTTGCGATGGCGGTATCTACACAGCTAGTTGAAGAGGGCAATCGTGGGCGAGCAATCGGTATCATTTTGATGGGATTGAGCAGCTCGCTTGTACTTGGCCTCCCGGTTGGCACTTATTTAAGTGAAGCGATTGGCTGGAGACTGCTGTTCATTTTCATTGGACTGCTGGGCTTAATTCCGCTGCTTGTCATTTATAAAAAAGTCCCGCCTATAAAAGCGCAGGAGACTGTAACACCGCGGGTACAGTTGGCTGTTATAAAAAATAAAAAAATTCTGGCCGCGGTTGTTATCACGTTGTTGTACATCGGCGCTTATTCAACAGTGTTTACTTATATTGCGCCTTTCCTGCTAACCCGGGCAGAGCTTTCGGCATCCGAGATTTCCGCGATTCTGTTTTTAGCAGGCATTTGCAGTTTTATGGGGTCGAAAATTGGAGGGGTTATCGCAGATCGCAAGGGACCGAAATTTTCGATTTATTTTGGACTCTCCCTTCAGGCAAGCATGCTGCTTTTGCTTTCGGTCATGGATGGAGTGATAACTGTCCATATCGTGATCATCATGCTGTGGATGCTCGCCACATGGGCAACGTCTCCGGCCCAACAGCTATATCTGGTTACTCAGGTGCCCCGTTCGCCGGATATCGCTCTTGGCATTAATACATCCTTTATTCAATTTGGCTTCGCTTTGGGATCATGGGTTGGGGGACTGGTGATCAGCAACGCCTCTGTGGAGCATCTAGGCTGGTCGGGATTTGTTATTGCGTTGCTGTCACTGTTGCTCGCGATCCGTTTGTTTTCGTTAAAGAAAGAGAAAGAGCAATTATCAGCGTAG
- a CDS encoding MerR family transcriptional regulator: MFKISEFSRLSRIPLQTLRYYDQIGILKPAKIDDTTGYRYYCAEQLLQINRIVIFKELGFSLQQIAQLLHENIPAEQIRGMLRLKENEIQSLLEMEMSKLARIKERVQLVEREGRIEKEQEVVLKQVDSMHLISYSARGAAEDIPWLFQMFDSLLDASLKSSLTGPKTVLWKESGTKDQLFEFGVGYAIKTDSVTLPEQMERSFLPAETMASLLFRSDSTFKESACLDLATWIEQHGYCIRSEQPGREIYVPLSEEPGVELIEIQIPIEARGQIEHGK; the protein is encoded by the coding sequence TTGTTCAAAATCAGCGAGTTTTCCCGACTGAGTCGAATTCCGTTACAAACGTTGCGCTATTATGATCAGATTGGGATTCTAAAACCAGCAAAAATCGATGATACGACCGGGTACCGTTATTACTGTGCCGAACAGCTTCTGCAGATCAATCGAATTGTCATCTTCAAAGAATTGGGGTTCTCGTTGCAGCAGATTGCGCAGTTGCTTCATGAGAATATACCAGCCGAACAAATTCGGGGCATGCTGAGGCTCAAAGAAAATGAAATCCAATCCCTGCTGGAGATGGAGATGTCAAAGCTTGCCCGTATTAAAGAACGGGTGCAGCTTGTTGAACGGGAGGGAAGGATCGAGAAGGAGCAAGAGGTTGTTCTGAAGCAGGTAGATAGTATGCACTTGATTTCCTATTCAGCACGAGGTGCTGCTGAAGATATTCCTTGGCTGTTTCAAATGTTCGACAGTTTGCTTGATGCCAGCCTGAAATCATCCTTGACTGGTCCCAAAACAGTGCTATGGAAGGAAAGCGGAACAAAGGATCAGCTTTTCGAATTTGGGGTGGGCTACGCCATTAAAACAGATTCTGTCACACTGCCCGAGCAAATGGAACGAAGCTTCTTGCCTGCCGAGACAATGGCTTCGCTGCTATTTCGTTCGGATTCGACCTTTAAGGAATCAGCTTGCCTGGATCTGGCTACGTGGATTGAACAGCATGGTTACTGTATTCGAAGCGAACAGCCCGGCAGAGAAATCTATGTTCCCTTATCAGAAGAACCTGGAGTTGAGCTCATAGAAATCCAGATTCCAATTGAAGCAAGGGGGCAAATTGAGCATGGGAAATAA
- a CDS encoding DEAD/DEAH box helicase, with translation MAKSFASFGFRPELMQGIQDLYYKEPTHIQEEAIPLIMEGKDLIGQAQTGTGKTAAFMLPILNALEEGKRDIQALILTPTRELSIQIAKEVEKLGKHLNVNVLSLHGGTDIDKQLSKLKETVHVVVGTPGRVLDHMKRGSLHFGRISTLVLDEADKMMEMGFLEDVEQVIVHTPSQRQVLLFSATMPDLVKRLAHRFMKQPPHIKIEGKQKTVERIEQFYYVVNQSDKTDALVDVLEQEQPFLTIVFANTQVRVQQLTARLQENGLAAKALYGDLSQNKREQLMKQFREIRFQYLIATDIAARGLDVEGVTHVINYDLPNDVDSYIHRVGRTGRAGQKGKAISLISPRQKNLMGRFAKATKASIEERILQVGRHLDAGRRERAEEREAHFIELRAQQAKEQQKEKDKEFSPVREALKKKTKVKPGYKKKMARELGEMQTQYEKNRKKAEAIAARKAGKSAKPADAKKAGKGGAARSAKGGRPFSQSAGKSRGR, from the coding sequence ATGGCAAAATCGTTTGCGTCTTTTGGTTTTCGTCCGGAGCTGATGCAAGGGATTCAAGACCTGTATTATAAAGAACCGACACACATTCAAGAGGAAGCCATTCCTCTCATTATGGAAGGCAAAGATCTGATCGGACAAGCTCAGACAGGTACGGGAAAAACAGCTGCATTCATGCTGCCGATCCTCAACGCATTGGAAGAGGGAAAACGCGACATTCAAGCGCTCATCCTCACCCCGACACGTGAGCTTTCCATTCAGATTGCAAAAGAAGTAGAAAAGCTGGGTAAGCACCTGAATGTAAACGTGCTGTCTCTGCACGGTGGAACGGATATCGACAAGCAACTGAGTAAACTGAAAGAAACGGTTCATGTTGTAGTCGGAACACCAGGGCGCGTGCTGGATCATATGAAGCGTGGATCGCTCCATTTCGGACGCATCTCTACACTAGTGCTGGATGAAGCAGATAAAATGATGGAAATGGGCTTCTTGGAAGATGTGGAGCAAGTGATCGTCCACACGCCTTCCCAGCGTCAAGTGCTGTTGTTCTCTGCTACGATGCCTGATTTGGTGAAAAGACTGGCGCACCGCTTCATGAAGCAGCCACCGCATATCAAGATCGAGGGCAAGCAGAAGACTGTGGAGCGCATTGAACAATTTTACTATGTGGTGAACCAAAGCGATAAGACGGACGCTCTCGTCGATGTGCTGGAGCAGGAGCAGCCGTTCTTGACTATCGTGTTTGCCAATACGCAAGTTCGTGTGCAGCAGCTTACAGCCCGATTGCAGGAAAATGGCCTCGCTGCGAAAGCACTGTACGGTGATTTGTCTCAAAACAAGCGGGAACAACTGATGAAGCAATTCCGTGAGATTCGTTTCCAATACTTGATCGCGACAGATATCGCAGCTCGTGGACTCGACGTAGAAGGCGTAACACATGTCATCAACTACGATTTGCCGAATGACGTGGACAGTTACATTCACCGCGTTGGGCGTACGGGTCGTGCGGGACAAAAAGGAAAAGCCATCTCCCTCATCTCTCCTCGTCAGAAGAATTTGATGGGGCGTTTTGCCAAAGCCACGAAGGCATCGATCGAGGAAAGAATTTTGCAGGTAGGTCGCCATCTGGATGCGGGTCGCCGTGAACGTGCGGAAGAACGGGAAGCTCATTTCATTGAGCTGCGGGCGCAACAGGCGAAAGAGCAACAGAAGGAAAAAGACAAAGAGTTCTCTCCTGTACGTGAAGCCTTGAAGAAAAAGACGAAGGTAAAACCAGGCTACAAAAAGAAGATGGCGCGTGAACTGGGTGAAATGCAGACCCAGTATGAGAAAAATCGCAAGAAGGCAGAAGCAATTGCAGCACGCAAAGCGGGTAAATCTGCTAAGCCTGCCGATGCCAAAAAAGCAGGGAAAGGTGGAGCAGCTCGCTCTGCCAAGGGTGGAAGACCGTTTAGTCAATCTGCCGGGAAATCAAGAGGAAGATAA
- a CDS encoding RNA polymerase sigma factor, protein MNLREQVLLAKQGDREAFIAVVKQVESSLYHTAKSILKKEEDIADALQETILKAYKSLHSLREPQFFKTWMFRILINECNKIVANRSRNVLVDEFPTQLSLSPKDEHIDLRDAVERLDEQQRLVIVLHYFEDMPLRQVAEVLEISESAAKMRLSRARNNLMEKLTTFREGKIHYGSI, encoded by the coding sequence GTGAATCTAAGAGAACAGGTTCTCCTGGCAAAGCAAGGAGATCGCGAAGCTTTTATCGCTGTTGTCAAACAAGTGGAGAGCTCCTTGTACCATACGGCTAAATCCATCCTGAAAAAAGAGGAAGATATTGCGGATGCTCTCCAGGAAACCATTTTAAAAGCATATAAATCGCTGCATTCACTTCGTGAGCCCCAATTTTTCAAGACATGGATGTTCCGAATTTTGATCAATGAATGCAACAAGATAGTAGCAAATCGCTCCCGTAACGTTCTCGTGGATGAATTCCCTACCCAATTGTCACTCTCACCGAAAGACGAACATATTGATCTGCGGGACGCCGTTGAGAGGTTGGATGAACAGCAGCGCCTTGTTATTGTGCTTCACTATTTTGAAGACATGCCTTTAAGACAAGTAGCAGAGGTACTGGAAATTTCGGAGAGTGCCGCGAAAATGCGACTCAGTCGGGCACGGAACAACTTGATGGAGAAATTAACTACATTTCGGGAAGGGAAGATACATTATGGATCAATCTAA